One Alkalinema sp. FACHB-956 DNA segment encodes these proteins:
- a CDS encoding NB-ARC domain-containing protein: protein MKRPEALAAVKELLLRESERTLVVSAIAGLGGLGKSVLATAIVWDDEVQARFADGILWVTLGQQPDLLWELGEWIRALDKSRESWSATTLESARRYLHSLLVDKRVLLVVDDVWNAAHAKWFWVGGPECRVLVTTRGVPIIGAERYDLDVMSPEDSLTLIRKTLADKWQVEMEQPALEFAEMLGHLPLALRLMALQISRGKRWESLKQAFLKERLRCLYEAGVRLSDLSEQEQRQCSLAACFEVSLARLREDDPALYEQFVWLGVLPEDVTIQEQMAVTLWGVEDWEAEESLLSLYEQAFLMRAGESVEGYALYRMHDLMHATAQGLIESGCLAGVESLAAAHRSFVGRYGKLNAEAYLFGLPKDGYIHRHLTWHLVMAGREDTVHRLLQRSNRLGRNAWFEACEEIGEPAIFVQDVQRGWELAEALYERDNAKAIILQIRYVLIFTTLNSLLNHIPDELIAALVKHGYWQVEKGLAYAENIPENWHRGNTIIELVPYLSQTLAIKSINIAQEIDDDSIRENVLQAIARKFPELLPNIQLNKSDFPDKEVNILEHLQIDTSDGSQLAALEKIQIIVDEEDKCKAICEIAPKLKEEFLEKAVSIAYSIEHLELHIKALCRIGKHIPKIYPDLYSRILSLEPEDPSLGSGEDFALILCHAISIFPELAQKALEWSSNYLTDEFMPWAVRKIAPHIDEDDLLYEALDYIFSERDEYYYSDGLAALSPYLSPEYITIAFNRAQLIHDPGSRIAALNALVSYLPFEKLESFLSTSKQISDQYEYCYAIAYFSRKYPVLHNHMIEILKTIENELDCINTLFLLAKYLPIQYLSQIRGFIEKVHEEYEYFSLLILLAAKDSSLLQDIIRESKYLDNDDYAGIMVQLAELMPEKNNEALKAVKKIKNGYRKKLLLKRLLPCLSRKQLLSLYNRTKKGVVDEDDIEMLIEIVNFLPEKAEDLLEKIRMSFGQKTEWNWLVELAKFLPDLCLETLEKCAEPSEILSQSDTLIIYMTAFPDSLPYVMEKFPQVRWDKLNMFNLIALAKSLKAEFLPDAITAIKKLSNPQERADAYSNYLSRLSWQSMSYEEWKDILKILSSSERASFLKALPDLTPGIKTFGGEHVVEDVILTLREVYSQWP from the coding sequence GTGAAGCGGCCTGAGGCGCTGGCGGCAGTGAAGGAACTGCTGCTACGGGAGAGTGAGCGGACGTTGGTGGTGAGCGCGATCGCGGGGTTGGGTGGCCTTGGAAAGTCGGTGTTGGCGACGGCGATCGTGTGGGATGACGAGGTGCAGGCGCGGTTTGCGGATGGGATTTTGTGGGTGACGTTGGGGCAGCAGCCGGATTTGTTATGGGAGCTTGGGGAGTGGATTCGGGCGTTGGATAAGTCGCGGGAGAGTTGGAGTGCGACGACGCTGGAGTCGGCGAGGAGGTATTTGCATAGTCTGCTAGTGGATAAGCGGGTATTGCTGGTGGTGGATGATGTATGGAATGCGGCTCATGCCAAGTGGTTTTGGGTGGGTGGGCCTGAGTGTCGGGTGTTGGTGACGACGCGGGGGGTTCCAATTATTGGGGCGGAGCGATATGACTTAGATGTGATGTCGCCAGAGGATTCACTGACATTGATTCGGAAGACGTTAGCGGATAAATGGCAGGTGGAGATGGAGCAGCCTGCGTTAGAGTTTGCAGAGATGCTGGGACACTTACCTTTGGCGTTACGGTTGATGGCGCTTCAGATTAGTCGTGGGAAAAGGTGGGAGTCGCTAAAGCAGGCATTTTTGAAGGAACGGTTGCGGTGTTTGTATGAGGCTGGGGTACGGTTGTCAGATTTGTCTGAACAGGAACAGCGCCAATGCAGTTTAGCGGCTTGTTTTGAGGTGAGTTTGGCAAGGTTACGGGAGGACGATCCGGCGCTATATGAGCAATTTGTGTGGTTGGGGGTGTTACCGGAGGATGTGACGATTCAAGAACAGATGGCAGTGACGTTGTGGGGTGTGGAAGATTGGGAGGCAGAGGAGTCGCTGTTGAGTTTGTATGAGCAGGCGTTTCTGATGAGAGCGGGGGAGTCAGTTGAGGGATATGCACTGTATCGGATGCATGATTTGATGCATGCTACGGCGCAGGGGTTGATTGAGTCAGGATGTTTAGCGGGTGTAGAGAGTTTGGCTGCGGCGCATCGATCGTTTGTGGGACGGTATGGCAAATTGAATGCGGAAGCTTATTTGTTTGGGTTGCCGAAGGATGGTTATATTCATCGGCATCTGACGTGGCATTTGGTGATGGCGGGGCGGGAGGATACGGTTCATCGATTGCTGCAACGGAGTAATCGATTGGGGCGAAATGCTTGGTTTGAGGCTTGTGAGGAGATTGGGGAGCCTGCGATTTTTGTGCAGGATGTGCAGCGGGGTTGGGAGTTGGCGGAGGCGTTGTATGAGCGGGATAATGCAAAAGCAATTATTTTACAGATAAGATATGTACTAATTTTTACAACCCTAAACAGTCTACTAAATCACATTCCGGATGAATTAATTGCCGCCCTAGTAAAGCATGGCTATTGGCAAGTGGAAAAAGGATTAGCCTACGCAGAGAATATTCCGGAAAACTGGCATCGTGGTAATACCATTATTGAATTAGTTCCTTATTTATCTCAGACTCTTGCCATCAAGTCGATCAATATTGCTCAGGAAATTGATGATGATTCCATTCGAGAAAATGTTCTTCAGGCTATAGCCCGAAAGTTCCCCGAATTGCTTCCTAATATTCAGCTTAATAAAAGTGATTTTCCTGACAAAGAAGTAAACATTTTAGAACATCTTCAAATAGATACATCTGATGGTAGTCAATTAGCAGCTTTAGAGAAAATCCAAATAATAGTAGATGAAGAGGATAAGTGCAAAGCAATATGTGAAATAGCGCCTAAGTTAAAGGAAGAATTTCTTGAAAAAGCAGTTAGTATTGCATATTCAATCGAGCATTTGGAATTACACATCAAAGCTCTATGCCGTATAGGAAAACATATCCCAAAAATTTATCCCGATCTATATAGTAGAATATTATCACTAGAGCCAGAGGATCCATCTCTTGGCAGTGGAGAGGATTTTGCATTGATTCTTTGCCACGCAATTTCAATTTTTCCTGAACTAGCTCAAAAGGCTTTAGAGTGGTCATCCAACTATCTAACTGATGAATTTATGCCATGGGCTGTACGCAAAATAGCACCTCATATCGATGAGGATGATTTATTGTATGAAGCCTTAGACTATATATTTTCTGAACGGGATGAATATTATTATTCAGATGGTCTTGCAGCACTCTCCCCATACCTTTCTCCTGAATATATTACTATTGCCTTTAATAGAGCACAATTGATTCATGATCCTGGCAGTCGTATAGCAGCACTTAATGCTTTAGTATCCTATTTACCTTTTGAGAAGCTTGAAAGCTTTCTTTCCACTTCAAAACAGATCAGTGATCAATATGAATATTGTTATGCAATCGCCTATTTCTCTCGAAAATATCCTGTGCTACACAATCACATGATTGAGATATTAAAGACTATAGAAAATGAATTAGATTGTATAAATACACTATTTTTACTTGCAAAATATCTCCCTATTCAATACTTGTCGCAGATTCGTGGATTCATTGAAAAAGTCCATGAAGAATACGAATACTTTTCTCTTTTAATCCTGCTAGCAGCAAAAGATTCTTCACTATTGCAAGACATTATAAGAGAGTCAAAATATCTCGACAATGATGATTATGCAGGCATTATGGTTCAACTAGCAGAGTTAATGCCTGAAAAAAACAATGAAGCACTTAAGGCTGTTAAAAAAATAAAAAATGGTTATAGGAAGAAACTTCTTTTAAAAAGATTGCTCCCCTGCTTGAGTAGAAAACAGCTTTTATCTTTATATAACCGAACGAAAAAAGGTGTTGTTGATGAAGATGATATAGAGATGCTCATTGAGATTGTCAACTTTTTACCAGAAAAGGCAGAAGATTTATTGGAAAAAATACGAATGAGTTTCGGGCAGAAAACTGAATGGAATTGGTTGGTTGAGCTAGCTAAATTTCTTCCAGATTTGTGTTTAGAAACCTTAGAAAAATGTGCCGAACCTTCAGAAATTCTTTCGCAAAGCGATACTTTGATAATTTATATGACTGCCTTTCCTGATTCTCTACCTTATGTAATGGAAAAATTTCCACAAGTTCGATGGGATAAGCTCAATATGTTTAATTTAATAGCTTTAGCGAAAT